DNA from Bacillus sp. Marseille-P3661:
CAATTCTAGCCATTCCTTATACTTCCGGTGATCTAATAGATATGCCTCATGATATAGCAGGTCGGTAATTTCATTTCTTAATTCAGTGGTCACTTTATTTTGTACTTCAGAGCTCATTTATTTACTCTCCTCCTTCACAAATTGATCATGTGTTATTAATTCAAACCATCTCTCGTGCATTGCTCTTGCAATTGCATCAAGATAGGTAGTAGGATACGCTGTTCCGGGACCTGGGAATGAGGTATCTTGCTCAACACGTCCAAATCCCATTAAGTAATTGGCAACACTGTTATAGTTAAGTTCCTTATCCCTCATCATTAACCCTTTACTTACCTCTACAATCCTTGCCCATGTCTCTGTATCATCCTGCTCTAATGTACCTGTCGGACCAAATGAACCAAGATAGCCCTTATAAGCAGCTTTTTTATATTCTTCCGGAGCCGCTTTATCGATCATAAACCAACACCAAACTTCAACCTCTTCAGGTCCTAATGGTCTCCATACGCGGAAGTTCAAGTAGTTATGCAAATGACCTTCGGTACCATGCAATGGACTTACAAATGAAAGATTCGGATAAACCCCCCCTACAAATACGGATACCCTTGACATAATATCATCTTGTTCTGCTGTTAGGTTTTTCTTAAACATAGGAATCATTGATTCTGGCATTCCTTGATATGGAACTCTACCTTTTCCTGTTTTAGAAGTGATAACATTAATTCCATGTGCATTTTTACATACTACCTGGTGTCCATATCCTGCATAAAGTGGATCCTCAGGGCTTATGCCCATTTCAACGGTTGATCGATGTGTTGTTTGAACATGATATGGATCAGCTGCAAAGTTTTCAGCTGTTGCCTTCCAGTTCGCTTTTGCTACCCATCTTTGTGGTAGGCCTATTACTTCCATGCCACCATCGCTTCTTCCCATCATCATATCTAGATACCATTTCATTTCTCCTAGATAATCTTCAAGAGATTCAGCATTAGGGTCTAAATTCCCAAAAATCATTCCTTGGTAACTTTCGCATCTTGGTATTTCACGAAGATTCCATTCGGCTTTACACATCTCTTCGCCATAAACCTTATTGCCAGCAACTATACCAATCAGTTCACCATTTGTATTAAAGCTCCATCCATGATATGGACATGTAAACGTTTTCTTTTTACCGCGGTCAGCTGTGCATAATTGGGTCCCACGATGTGTACATGAATTTAGATATGCTTTTATGTCGTTGTCCGCTGTTCTTACAAGTAAAACTGGATCATGGACCATCCATCTTGTCACGTAACTTCCAACATCTTCGCCAATTTCGGATTCATGACCTATGAATTGCCATGTCTTTCCGAAAATACTTTCTTTTTCAACCTCAAAAAGTGTAGGGTCTGTTACTACCCATTGTGGGAATAAACCCTGATCCATTTTTTCCTTTAACTTTTGGAAAGCCTTTTCATCTAATGTTTTTTTAAACATAAAAATTCTCCCTTCGCTTCCATGCTATTTAATACTACGAATTACAATTTCATGAACCTGTCTGATTCACAGAATGAACTGGTAGATTATATAATGAGTTGGTTAAGTACAATATAATTTAAATTTTC
Protein-coding regions in this window:
- a CDS encoding aromatic ring-hydroxylating oxygenase subunit alpha, whose translation is MFKKTLDEKAFQKLKEKMDQGLFPQWVVTDPTLFEVEKESIFGKTWQFIGHESEIGEDVGSYVTRWMVHDPVLLVRTADNDIKAYLNSCTHRGTQLCTADRGKKKTFTCPYHGWSFNTNGELIGIVAGNKVYGEEMCKAEWNLREIPRCESYQGMIFGNLDPNAESLEDYLGEMKWYLDMMMGRSDGGMEVIGLPQRWVAKANWKATAENFAADPYHVQTTHRSTVEMGISPEDPLYAGYGHQVVCKNAHGINVITSKTGKGRVPYQGMPESMIPMFKKNLTAEQDDIMSRVSVFVGGVYPNLSFVSPLHGTEGHLHNYLNFRVWRPLGPEEVEVWCWFMIDKAAPEEYKKAAYKGYLGSFGPTGTLEQDDTETWARIVEVSKGLMMRDKELNYNSVANYLMGFGRVEQDTSFPGPGTAYPTTYLDAIARAMHERWFELITHDQFVKEESK